One genomic segment of Microcella indica includes these proteins:
- a CDS encoding serine hydrolase, protein MSDLATGGSVFAVDERIVLPTASVGKILLLIEVSARLTERSVSDFAIIDRVDGDAVADSGLWRHLQAPAFPLGDLAALVGATSDNLATNALLRQIGLPAVRARSEKLGLARTALLDRVRDERGPDHAPQLSVGSTAELAWLFHALAHGHIVDEETSQRVLGWLSLNADLSLVAGSFGRDPLAHRGVEHNTWMVNKTGTDAGVRSEAGVLRGPRAGVSYAVSVHFEDTDLGRRLRVIDALRTFGLDLLEYVH, encoded by the coding sequence GTGAGCGATCTCGCGACAGGCGGGAGCGTCTTCGCCGTCGACGAGCGCATCGTCCTCCCCACCGCCTCCGTCGGCAAGATCCTGCTGCTCATCGAGGTGAGCGCGCGTCTCACGGAGCGCTCGGTCTCGGACTTCGCGATCATCGACCGCGTCGACGGCGACGCGGTGGCAGACAGCGGACTCTGGCGGCATCTGCAGGCGCCAGCCTTCCCGCTCGGCGATCTGGCGGCGCTCGTGGGGGCGACGAGCGACAATCTCGCGACGAACGCGCTGCTGCGCCAGATCGGCCTGCCGGCGGTGCGCGCGCGCTCGGAGAAGCTCGGGCTCGCCCGCACGGCGCTGCTCGATCGGGTGCGCGACGAACGCGGCCCCGACCACGCTCCGCAGCTCTCCGTGGGCTCGACCGCCGAACTCGCGTGGCTTTTCCACGCTCTCGCCCACGGCCACATCGTCGACGAGGAGACGAGTCAACGGGTGCTCGGGTGGCTCTCGCTCAATGCCGACCTCTCCCTCGTCGCGGGGTCGTTCGGGCGAGACCCGCTGGCGCACCGAGGCGTCGAGCACAACACCTGGATGGTCAACAAGACCGGCACGGACGCAGGCGTGCGCTCGGAGGCGGGTGTTCTGCGGGGCCCGCGCGCCGGGGTCTCCTACGCGGTGTCCGTGCACTTCGAGGACACCGACCTGGGTCGGCGACTGCGCGTGATCGACGCCCTGCGCACCTTCGGGCTCGACCTGCTCGAGTACGTGCACTGA